The proteins below come from a single Edaphobacter acidisoli genomic window:
- a CDS encoding capsule assembly Wzi family protein, with amino-acid sequence MRLRTRTLLCLAALAVSATTAFSQTQSPSTAPESIPAPTQEPASSIPARPAPTAQQQQPAATTAPQQTPATPASPTGTAQARPAYGPAGETTSSDDLGSVFIPVDSWVYPAMTRLYSMGYLDTMFLGMRPWTRQSALHMLLQSKDKIVNSNDEQAQELLAKLLDELSTEVPPSGAQRGAVYGLQSAYTRVMGIGGSTLQDSFHLGQTLNNDYGRPYEPGFNNITGFSTANEWGRFSLYLRGEYQHAPSATGYPLALAQQLSLGDEILYTPPNAPQATIPEGPISSQNPFRIVEGSLSFHLLGHEISGGKSDAWLGPAQGGAMAWSNNAENIYSFRVDRVEPLHIPLISDVLGPVRYDFFYGSLKGHTSPNHPYVHSEMFSFRPMRDFEFGFQRTIIFGGAGHEPVTLHTFLHGFFNTSDTTAAVKYSRTDPGARFSDFNFSYRLPFVRRYATLYVDSISHDDVTPISAPRRAAYRTGLYISQFPGMPRLSFRAEAVTTDPGVSRSNQGMFNYWEVVQNQGYTNKGFIMGDWIGREAKGGQAWLTYQLSGNEWVQLEYLNKKTPKDFIADGTTQNQFKISVLKRITPDFELNSWYQYEGWKAPIYKPGLQKNSIVAVQLTWFPKLQTYLK; translated from the coding sequence GTGCGCTTGCGAACCAGAACTCTTCTTTGTCTTGCGGCTTTGGCCGTGTCCGCCACGACTGCTTTTTCCCAGACGCAATCGCCTTCCACGGCGCCTGAGTCAATACCTGCCCCAACGCAGGAACCGGCGAGCTCCATCCCTGCAAGACCCGCGCCTACAGCTCAACAACAGCAACCCGCTGCAACGACTGCCCCTCAGCAGACACCGGCGACTCCGGCCTCTCCAACTGGCACGGCTCAGGCGCGGCCTGCCTATGGTCCAGCAGGAGAGACCACCAGTTCCGACGACCTCGGATCGGTCTTCATTCCGGTCGATAGCTGGGTCTATCCCGCAATGACGCGGCTCTACTCCATGGGCTATCTGGACACGATGTTCCTTGGCATGCGTCCATGGACGCGCCAGAGCGCGCTGCACATGCTGCTCCAGTCAAAGGACAAGATCGTCAACAGCAATGACGAGCAAGCGCAGGAATTGCTTGCGAAACTGTTGGACGAGTTAAGCACAGAAGTCCCGCCTTCGGGAGCACAACGGGGCGCTGTATACGGTTTGCAGTCTGCCTACACACGTGTGATGGGCATCGGCGGCTCGACACTTCAGGATAGTTTTCATCTTGGGCAGACGCTCAACAACGATTATGGACGCCCCTATGAGCCGGGCTTCAACAACATCACTGGGTTCTCAACAGCAAATGAGTGGGGACGCTTCTCGTTGTACCTGCGCGGCGAATATCAGCATGCACCGTCAGCGACAGGATATCCATTAGCATTGGCGCAGCAGTTGTCGCTGGGAGATGAAATCCTCTATACGCCGCCAAATGCGCCACAGGCAACGATCCCTGAAGGTCCCATCTCATCTCAGAATCCATTTCGTATCGTGGAAGGGTCGCTCTCATTTCATCTGCTCGGGCATGAGATCTCAGGCGGCAAATCCGATGCATGGCTCGGACCCGCGCAGGGTGGGGCTATGGCTTGGTCGAATAATGCGGAAAATATCTATTCGTTTCGAGTAGATCGTGTAGAGCCGCTCCACATTCCATTAATTTCAGACGTTCTGGGTCCGGTGCGCTATGACTTCTTTTATGGCAGCTTAAAAGGTCATACATCGCCGAACCACCCCTATGTCCATTCGGAGATGTTCTCATTTCGCCCGATGAGAGACTTCGAGTTCGGTTTCCAGCGCACAATCATCTTTGGTGGAGCGGGGCATGAGCCGGTGACGCTGCATACGTTTCTGCATGGTTTCTTCAACACCAGCGATACGACAGCGGCGGTCAAATACTCGCGGACTGATCCGGGGGCCCGTTTCAGCGACTTCAACTTCTCCTACCGCCTGCCCTTCGTCCGCCGTTATGCGACGCTTTATGTGGACTCGATCTCACATGATGACGTAACCCCGATCAGCGCGCCGCGACGAGCAGCTTACCGGACAGGTCTCTACATCTCCCAGTTCCCTGGCATGCCGCGGCTTTCTTTTCGAGCCGAAGCTGTAACGACTGACCCTGGTGTCTCTCGCAGCAATCAAGGAATGTTCAATTATTGGGAAGTCGTCCAGAATCAGGGTTACACGAACAAGGGTTTTATTATGGGCGACTGGATCGGCCGCGAGGCCAAAGGCGGTCAGGCATGGCTGACCTATCAGCTTTCGGGCAACGAGTGGGTGCAGTTGGAATACCTGAACAAGAAGACGCCCAAAGACTTCATCGCCGATGGCACCACACAGAACCAGTTCAAGATCAGTGTGCTCAAACGAATTACGCCTGACTTTGAACTCAATAGCTGGTATCAGTATGAGGGCTGGAAGGCTCCTATCTACAAGCCAGGCTTACAAAAGAACTCAATCGTAGCGGTCCAGTTGACATGGTTCCCGAAGCTGCAAACCTATTTGAAATAA
- a CDS encoding thiamine pyrophosphate-dependent enzyme encodes MSNSKPHENPLVPNKRLREIYTLMSEARALDDFAVQAATRAKVAFKSTRGEEACRVSTAIGLGSGDLISDSHESVVMHMITGGSVHSLLRRLDTILARKLPSQTRPQKIAPLPWTKNALTRLTMATGAAASIKATRRPNLVMAYAQSRDLSDAEWSSLLKIAAEMELPIIFVVLPGHGNRNLCALAHKLGLPGFPVDADDAVALYRVAQESIGRARGDGSAVLIECHTLRPSHGHEAQNGPIPLMQKFLLDRKVSGKTWLNGVGRAYQKHLEAERRAQRQRIQR; translated from the coding sequence TTGAGCAATTCGAAGCCGCATGAGAACCCGCTGGTGCCGAACAAAAGACTGCGCGAAATATATACGCTGATGTCCGAGGCCAGAGCGTTGGACGACTTTGCAGTGCAGGCCGCAACTCGCGCAAAGGTCGCATTCAAATCCACGCGCGGCGAAGAGGCCTGCCGCGTGAGCACCGCAATCGGTCTGGGCAGCGGCGATCTCATCAGCGACTCGCACGAAAGCGTCGTCATGCACATGATCACCGGAGGGAGTGTCCATTCTCTGCTGCGGCGCCTCGACACCATCCTCGCCAGGAAGTTGCCGAGCCAAACGAGACCGCAGAAGATAGCGCCCCTTCCCTGGACAAAGAATGCGCTTACTCGGCTGACAATGGCCACGGGGGCCGCAGCCTCCATCAAGGCCACGCGGCGGCCAAACCTGGTGATGGCATACGCGCAAAGTCGTGATCTCTCTGACGCGGAGTGGAGCAGCTTATTGAAGATTGCGGCTGAGATGGAGCTGCCAATCATCTTTGTCGTGCTCCCTGGGCATGGGAACAGGAACCTTTGTGCACTCGCTCACAAACTCGGTTTGCCTGGCTTTCCAGTGGACGCCGACGACGCCGTTGCGCTCTACCGCGTGGCCCAGGAGTCAATCGGCCGGGCTCGCGGCGATGGCAGCGCGGTGCTGATTGAGTGCCATACACTGCGTCCATCGCACGGCCACGAAGCACAGAATGGTCCAATCCCGCTGATGCAGAAGTTCCTGCTCGACCGCAAGGTCTCGGGCAAAACATGGCTGAATGGCGTAGGTCGCGCCTATCAAAAGCACCTTGAAGCGGAACGCAGGGCACAGCGCCAGCGTATCCAAAGATAG